A region of the Euzebya sp. genome:
CAACGATGGTGACTTCGGGGCCGTACAGCCTGACGGTGTCGTCCGGCGGCAGCGTGTACGTCTTGACGCGCTCCCGGACCTCCGAGTCTATCGACAGGTCGCTATAGGGATTGACCGGCAACAACTTGGACATGTGAACCCTCCCGGCGAACGCGTGCCCTCACTGTAAAGCACTCACAACCCGCTAGGTGGGGCCGATGGCCGCACGTTCGGCAAATGACGGTGGGACCGACCTGCGTCAGTGCGGGGCCAAGTCCGAGACGGGCTGTCTGCGCAGCCACGGTGAGGGCCGGCGCCGCACGAGCGCCCGAGAGATCGGCCAGGAGTTGCGCCGGAAGCAGCAACTCGTGGCCGAACCAGTCGGCGAGC
Encoded here:
- a CDS encoding ImmA/IrrE family metallo-endopeptidase, which gives rise to MASHLWGLHLGKGRIVINQGLPGDLQLFAFAHELAHVLLSRGRWPWASSLAEEWLADWFGHELLLPAQLLADLSGARAAPALTVAAQTARLGLGPALTQVGPTVICRTCGHRPHLAGCECFTVRARVRREGSHVQVVAGQSL